In a single window of the Halobaculum lipolyticum genome:
- a CDS encoding DHH family phosphoesterase, producing MASADADAEEPEAGDSDVFPVPALRERAAACAERLRDPDEFLLCSHIDADGLTSAAVATSAFERAGFDFETAFFKQLDADAVASIAATDYDTVCFTDFGSGQLDVIAPHEAAGDFVPVIADHHQPADAETEFHLNPLLEGLDGASELSGAGAAYLLARALGDATDTDNRDLAALAVVGAVGDMQDGEGGLSGANEGLVADAVAAGALREVTDLALYGRQTRPLPKLLEYASDARIPGISNDQAGAIEFLSDLDVPMRDADGEWRRWVDLDADERRTVASALIRRAVSSGVPSERVDSLIGTTYVLADEEPGTELRDVSEFSTLLNATARYERADVGLAVCLGDRGEALDRARTLLRNHRRNLSEGLQWVTTEGVEREDNVQWFDAGTRIRETIVGIVAGMAVGADGISARQPIVAFADKGDGETKVSARGSGFLVREGLDLSAAMREASRSVGGDGGGHDVAAGATIPAGEREAFLAAVDELVGEQLADGEDEEDEEGDAE from the coding sequence ATGGCCAGCGCCGACGCCGACGCGGAGGAGCCGGAAGCGGGCGACAGCGACGTGTTCCCCGTCCCGGCGCTCCGCGAGCGCGCGGCGGCGTGTGCCGAGCGCCTGCGCGACCCCGACGAGTTCCTCCTGTGTTCGCACATCGACGCCGACGGTCTCACCAGCGCCGCCGTCGCCACGTCGGCGTTCGAGCGCGCCGGCTTCGACTTCGAGACGGCGTTCTTCAAGCAATTGGACGCCGACGCGGTCGCGTCCATCGCCGCCACCGACTACGACACGGTCTGTTTCACCGACTTCGGCAGCGGCCAACTCGACGTGATCGCGCCCCACGAGGCCGCGGGCGACTTCGTCCCCGTCATCGCCGACCACCACCAGCCGGCCGACGCCGAGACCGAGTTCCACCTGAACCCGCTCCTCGAAGGACTCGACGGCGCGAGCGAACTGTCGGGCGCCGGCGCTGCGTACCTCCTCGCGCGCGCACTGGGCGACGCCACCGACACCGACAACCGGGACCTCGCAGCCCTCGCCGTCGTCGGCGCCGTCGGCGACATGCAGGACGGCGAGGGCGGACTCTCGGGCGCCAACGAGGGACTCGTCGCCGACGCGGTCGCCGCCGGCGCGCTCCGCGAGGTGACCGATCTGGCGCTGTACGGCCGCCAGACCCGTCCCCTCCCGAAACTCCTCGAGTACGCCAGCGACGCGCGCATCCCCGGTATCTCGAACGACCAGGCGGGCGCCATCGAGTTCCTCTCGGACCTCGACGTGCCGATGCGCGACGCCGACGGGGAGTGGCGCCGGTGGGTGGACCTCGACGCCGACGAACGCCGAACCGTCGCGAGCGCGCTCATCCGCCGCGCCGTCTCCTCGGGCGTCCCCAGCGAGCGCGTCGACTCGCTGATCGGGACGACGTACGTGCTCGCCGACGAGGAGCCGGGGACGGAACTCCGGGACGTGAGCGAGTTCTCCACGCTTCTGAACGCGACCGCCCGCTACGAGCGGGCGGACGTCGGGCTGGCCGTCTGTCTCGGCGACCGCGGCGAGGCGCTCGACCGGGCCAGAACCCTGCTGCGCAACCACCGTCGGAACCTCTCGGAGGGGCTGCAGTGGGTGACGACCGAGGGCGTCGAGCGCGAGGACAACGTCCAGTGGTTCGACGCCGGCACGCGGATCCGCGAGACCATCGTCGGCATCGTCGCGGGGATGGCCGTCGGCGCCGACGGGATCTCCGCGCGACAGCCCATCGTCGCGTTCGCGGACAAAGGCGACGGCGAGACGAAGGTGTCCGCACGGGGGAGCGGCTTCCTCGTCCGCGAGGGGCTGGACCTGTCGGCGGCGATGCGCGAGGCGAGCCGATCGGTCGGCGGCGACGGCGGGGGGCACGACGTCGCCGCGGGCGCGACCATCCCGGCCGGCGAACGCGAGGCGTTCCTCGCGGCGGTCGACGAACTGGTCGGCGAGCAGTTGGCCGACGGGGAGGACGAGGAGGACGAGGAGGGGGACGCGGAGTGA
- the engB gene encoding GTP-binding protein EngB — protein MTFEGRPNRDAEVVLVGRSNVGKSTLMRELTGHDVTTGKKPGVTRKPNHFDWAPQSFMFTDLPGFGFMTGVEEDHREAIKTDVVRYVEDNADSILAGVLVVDGKAVIDIIDRHSGEGEIPHDVEMFGFLQDVDVQPIVAVNKMDKVDDRDERLNALCERLGLYPPWQQWDDTIAPITAKKGSIEPLNEALRSCFREAKRDDLLQFVK, from the coding sequence ATGACCTTCGAGGGGCGACCGAACCGGGACGCCGAGGTGGTGCTCGTCGGGCGCTCGAACGTCGGGAAGTCGACGCTGATGCGCGAGTTGACCGGGCACGACGTGACCACCGGGAAGAAGCCGGGCGTCACGCGCAAGCCGAACCACTTCGACTGGGCGCCCCAGTCGTTCATGTTCACCGACCTCCCCGGCTTCGGCTTCATGACCGGCGTCGAGGAGGACCACCGGGAGGCGATCAAGACGGACGTGGTGCGCTACGTCGAGGACAACGCCGACTCGATCCTCGCGGGCGTTCTCGTCGTCGACGGGAAGGCCGTGATCGACATCATCGACCGCCACAGCGGCGAGGGCGAGATCCCCCACGACGTGGAGATGTTCGGCTTCCTGCAGGACGTGGACGTCCAGCCGATCGTCGCGGTGAACAAGATGGACAAGGTGGACGACCGCGACGAGCGCCTGAACGCGCTGTGTGAGCGGCTCGGCCTGTACCCGCCGTGGCAACAGTGGGACGACACGATCGCGCCGATCACGGCGAAGAAGGGGAGCATCGAGCCGCTCAACGAGGCGCTGCGCTCGTGCTTCCGGGAGGCGAAACGCGACGACCTGCTCCAGTTCGTGAAGTAG
- a CDS encoding NOG1 family protein gives MTFEDLPTTPRAEELLDKAFSRASRTGRAKDGWDAQESMLITAANILSDNLANVSTSWPDFEFEVEPFYYELADAVVNVDELRQALSEVNWASRQIDELRSEYQAKMRRSGVETARKHRKQAFARMADIMDEIEDDLLTVGEARDALKTLPDIRPDEPAIVVAGYPNVGKSSFVNRVTRASNEIASYPFTTKAVQIGHFERDRIRYQIIDTPGILDRPEEERNGIERQAVSALTHLADAVVFVLDASGDCGYPLEAQLELLAEVEERFDAPVIVVCNKSDRSTDVEADAYMSVAEDDNVDAVLDMAVEAVGFEPDLPTRGEN, from the coding sequence ATGACGTTCGAAGACCTCCCCACCACACCGCGGGCGGAGGAACTCCTCGACAAGGCGTTCTCGCGGGCCTCCCGCACCGGCCGCGCGAAGGACGGCTGGGACGCCCAGGAGTCGATGCTGATCACCGCCGCGAACATCCTCTCCGACAACCTCGCCAACGTCTCCACCTCCTGGCCCGACTTCGAGTTCGAGGTCGAGCCGTTCTACTACGAGTTGGCCGACGCCGTCGTGAACGTCGACGAACTCCGGCAGGCGCTGTCGGAGGTGAACTGGGCCTCGCGCCAGATCGACGAACTCCGCTCGGAGTACCAGGCGAAGATGCGGCGCTCGGGCGTCGAGACCGCCCGCAAGCACCGCAAGCAGGCGTTCGCCCGCATGGCCGACATCATGGACGAGATCGAAGACGACCTCCTCACCGTCGGCGAGGCGCGCGACGCGCTGAAGACGCTCCCCGACATCCGCCCGGACGAGCCGGCCATCGTCGTCGCCGGCTACCCCAACGTCGGCAAGTCGTCGTTCGTCAACCGCGTCACGCGCGCCTCCAACGAGATCGCGTCGTACCCGTTCACGACGAAGGCGGTCCAGATCGGCCACTTCGAGCGCGACCGCATCCGCTACCAGATCATCGACACCCCCGGCATCCTCGACCGTCCGGAGGAGGAGCGCAACGGCATCGAGCGGCAGGCCGTCTCCGCGCTCACCCACCTCGCGGACGCCGTCGTGTTCGTCCTCGACGCCTCCGGCGACTGCGGCTACCCGCTGGAGGCGCAACTGGAACTGCTCGCGGAGGTCGAGGAACGGTTCGACGCGCCCGTCATCGTCGTCTGCAACAAGAGCGACCGCTCGACGGACGTGGAGGCGGACGCGTACATGAGCGTCGCCGAGGACGACAACGTCGACGCGGTGCTCGACATGGCCGTCGAGGCGGTCGGCTTCGAGCCGGACCTGCCGACGCGCGGCGAGAACTGA
- a CDS encoding 5-formyltetrahydrofolate cyclo-ligase, translating to MATDKQPLRERIWDALEASGEARFPFPPHGRIPNFAGADAACDRLTGTEEWAAADVIKANPDAPQLPVRRAALRAGKTVYVAVPRLREAQPFLRLSPEEVPDVDAATTVSGSSTHGVPVGPDEVPHVDLIVSGSVAVTEAGDRVGKGEGFADLEFAVLSELGAVDADTAVATTVHGMQVVADEDVTPDDHDVPLDLICTPERTIRTAERRSAAGEDPTPGRPDGVDWDALPDEKLAEIPVLRRLAPE from the coding sequence ATGGCGACCGACAAACAGCCCCTCCGCGAGCGGATCTGGGACGCGCTGGAGGCGTCCGGCGAGGCGCGGTTCCCGTTCCCGCCCCACGGCCGCATCCCGAACTTCGCGGGCGCCGACGCCGCGTGCGACCGGCTGACGGGGACCGAGGAGTGGGCCGCGGCCGACGTGATCAAGGCGAACCCCGACGCCCCGCAGCTTCCGGTGCGCCGCGCCGCACTCCGCGCCGGCAAGACCGTCTACGTGGCCGTCCCCCGGTTGCGCGAGGCGCAGCCGTTCCTCCGCCTGTCGCCCGAGGAGGTGCCCGACGTCGACGCCGCGACGACCGTCTCCGGCTCGTCGACCCACGGCGTCCCGGTCGGTCCCGACGAGGTCCCCCACGTCGACCTGATCGTCTCCGGGAGCGTCGCCGTGACGGAAGCGGGCGACCGCGTCGGCAAGGGCGAGGGGTTCGCGGATCTGGAGTTCGCGGTGCTGTCGGAACTGGGCGCCGTCGACGCCGACACGGCCGTCGCGACGACGGTCCACGGGATGCAGGTCGTCGCCGACGAGGACGTGACACCCGACGACCACGACGTGCCGCTGGACCTGATCTGTACGCCCGAGCGGACGATCCGGACTGCCGAGCGCCGGTCGGCGGCCGGGGAGGACCCGACGCCCGGACGGCCCGACGGCGTCGACTGGGACGCGCTACCCGACGAGAAGCTCGCTGAGATCCCGGTGTTGCGCCGGCTCGCCCCGGAGTGA
- a CDS encoding TIGR00341 family protein, with amino-acid sequence MRLVQVMVPAGKRETVLSTLDDEGIDYVLSDETSGREYTAVVSFPLPTEAVEPVLERLREAGLERDAYTVVLDAETVVSERYDALAERYADDEEGNGDRIAREELAARATEMAPRFPAFVTMTVISAVVATAGLLLDSAAVVVGSMVIAPLIGPAMAASAGTVLDDDDLFERGVKLQVIGGVLAVASAAGFAAILRYGMIVPFSASEVFSIAEVRERLAPDVLSLPIALGAGIAGALSLSSGVSSALVGVMIAAALVPPTAVVGIGVAWGEPATVSGAALLVLVNFVSINFAALATLWYKGYRPERFWRLDEARTATLQRVGVLGVAILLATGVLAGVTVASFESAQFETAAHDDATALLDGDAAVLDVTVTYGGFPFRQPTAVTVTVGHPPGETPPRIADELAAGLRDDAASPFGIGEPASVEVAVRYVPVERATVGAADGGATAAVTAAAA; translated from the coding sequence GTGCGACTGGTCCAGGTGATGGTGCCCGCGGGGAAACGGGAGACGGTACTCTCGACGCTCGACGACGAGGGGATCGACTACGTGCTCTCCGACGAGACGAGCGGCCGCGAGTACACCGCCGTCGTCTCGTTCCCGCTGCCGACGGAGGCCGTCGAGCCGGTGCTCGAACGGCTCCGCGAGGCGGGGCTGGAGCGCGACGCATACACCGTCGTCCTCGACGCCGAGACGGTCGTCTCCGAGCGCTACGACGCGCTGGCGGAGCGCTACGCGGACGACGAGGAGGGGAACGGCGACCGCATCGCCCGCGAGGAGTTGGCCGCGCGGGCGACGGAGATGGCGCCGCGGTTCCCCGCGTTCGTCACGATGACCGTCATCAGCGCCGTCGTCGCCACGGCGGGGCTGTTGCTGGACTCGGCGGCCGTCGTCGTCGGCTCGATGGTGATCGCGCCGCTCATCGGCCCGGCGATGGCCGCCAGCGCCGGCACGGTGCTCGACGACGACGACCTGTTCGAGCGCGGCGTGAAGCTCCAAGTGATCGGCGGTGTCCTCGCGGTCGCCAGCGCCGCGGGGTTCGCCGCGATACTGCGCTACGGGATGATCGTCCCCTTCTCCGCGAGCGAGGTGTTCTCCATCGCGGAGGTGCGCGAGCGGCTCGCACCGGACGTGCTGTCGCTGCCCATCGCGCTCGGGGCGGGGATCGCGGGCGCGCTGTCGCTGTCGTCGGGCGTCTCCTCGGCGCTCGTCGGCGTGATGATCGCGGCGGCGCTGGTGCCGCCGACGGCGGTCGTCGGCATCGGCGTCGCGTGGGGCGAGCCGGCGACGGTGTCGGGGGCGGCGCTGTTGGTGCTCGTCAACTTCGTGTCGATCAACTTCGCCGCGCTCGCGACGCTGTGGTACAAGGGGTACCGCCCGGAGCGCTTCTGGCGCCTCGACGAGGCGCGGACCGCGACGCTACAGCGCGTGGGCGTGCTCGGCGTCGCCATCCTCCTCGCGACGGGCGTGCTGGCGGGTGTCACCGTCGCCTCCTTCGAGAGCGCGCAGTTCGAGACGGCCGCCCACGACGACGCCACGGCGCTGCTCGACGGCGACGCCGCGGTGCTGGACGTGACGGTCACCTACGGCGGCTTCCCGTTCCGCCAGCCGACGGCGGTGACGGTGACCGTCGGCCACCCGCCGGGGGAGACGCCGCCGCGGATCGCCGACGAGTTGGCCGCCGGGCTACGTGACGACGCCGCCTCGCCGTTCGGGATCGGCGAGCCGGCGAGCGTCGAGGTGGCCGTGCGCTACGTCCCGGTCGAGCGCGCGACCGTCGGCGCCGCCGACGGGGGCGCGACCGCGGCCGTGACCGCCGCGGCGGCGTGA
- a CDS encoding amidohydrolase, whose protein sequence is MTDTLAVVDGRVLTPAFDVVEADVLVDADAGEILEVAPDLASEADETLDATDSLVVPGLVNAHCHAAMTLLRGYADDKQLEAWLQEDIWPAEAELTAEDVAAGTRLAAVEMIRSGTTAFADMYFHVGEVVEAVREAGLRARVGHGVVTVGKDDEAARDDFAESLAVAEEYDGAADGRVRTAVMPHAPHTVGTQFFEEFVPRVREAGVPFHFHLNETEVYLDEIADEAGVRPTEYADDLGLLSDTTFVAHGVHTDAAEMETLAERGTAVVHCPASNAKLNSGMAPVQELLDAGVPVALGTDGAASNNDLDLFDELRDAAMIGKLAADDATAVDAETAFGMATAGGAAALGFDAGRIEAGAAADLAVVDLDAPHLTPEHDLVSHLVYAARGSDVRHTVCDGRVLMRDRDVLAFDESAVRERAQEHAEALVARAEE, encoded by the coding sequence ATGACCGACACACTCGCCGTCGTCGACGGCCGCGTGCTCACGCCGGCGTTCGACGTGGTCGAGGCGGACGTCCTCGTCGACGCCGACGCGGGCGAGATACTCGAAGTGGCGCCCGACCTCGCGAGCGAGGCCGACGAGACGCTCGACGCGACCGACTCCCTCGTCGTGCCGGGGCTGGTCAACGCCCACTGTCACGCCGCGATGACGCTCCTCCGGGGGTACGCCGACGACAAACAGCTGGAAGCGTGGCTGCAGGAGGACATCTGGCCCGCGGAGGCGGAACTGACCGCCGAGGACGTGGCGGCGGGCACGCGGCTGGCGGCCGTCGAGATGATCCGGAGCGGGACGACCGCGTTCGCGGACATGTACTTCCACGTCGGCGAGGTCGTCGAGGCGGTCCGGGAGGCCGGCCTCCGCGCCCGCGTCGGCCACGGCGTCGTCACCGTCGGCAAGGACGACGAGGCCGCACGCGACGACTTCGCCGAGTCGCTCGCGGTCGCCGAGGAGTACGACGGCGCCGCCGACGGGCGCGTCCGGACGGCGGTGATGCCCCACGCGCCCCACACCGTCGGCACGCAGTTCTTCGAGGAGTTCGTCCCGCGGGTCCGCGAGGCGGGCGTGCCGTTCCACTTCCACCTGAACGAGACCGAGGTGTACCTCGACGAGATCGCCGACGAGGCGGGCGTCCGGCCGACCGAGTACGCCGACGACCTGGGCCTGCTCTCGGACACCACCTTCGTCGCCCACGGCGTCCACACCGACGCCGCGGAGATGGAGACGCTCGCCGAGCGCGGCACCGCGGTCGTCCACTGCCCGGCCTCGAACGCGAAGCTCAACTCGGGGATGGCGCCGGTACAGGAGCTGCTCGACGCGGGCGTCCCCGTCGCGCTCGGCACCGACGGCGCCGCCTCGAACAACGATCTGGACCTGTTCGACGAACTGCGCGACGCCGCGATGATCGGCAAACTCGCGGCCGACGACGCCACCGCCGTCGACGCCGAGACCGCCTTCGGGATGGCGACCGCCGGCGGCGCCGCCGCGCTGGGGTTCGATGCCGGCCGGATCGAGGCGGGCGCCGCCGCCGACCTCGCGGTCGTCGACCTCGACGCGCCGCACCTGACGCCCGAACACGACCTAGTCTCCCACCTCGTGTACGCCGCCCGCGGCAGCGACGTGCGCCACACGGTGTGTGACGGCCGGGTCCTGATGCGCGACCGGGACGTGCTCGCGTTCGACGAGTCCGCGGTACGCGAGCGCGCACAGGAACACGCCGAGGCGCTCGTCGCGCGGGCCGAGGAGTAG
- a CDS encoding SIMPL domain-containing protein, with amino-acid sequence MDNRLLPALLVAGMLVLAGCAGATGDATPLQTATGSTDTNTITSGGSATVSAAPDLAVIGVAVEVRGDTAEAARTQAATQVDQLRSALTDAGYEVETTAFRLDPEYDYSGDNRDLVGYRAYHALSFETTPDDAGAAVDLAVDNGATAIQTVQFTLSDETRAELRAEALAGAVEDARGSAETVAGAADRSVGTELSMQVGSGGYQPYDGRVAYETADAGGSTTFEPGSVTVSASVTVTYELQ; translated from the coding sequence ATGGACAACCGACTCCTCCCCGCGCTCCTCGTCGCGGGCATGCTCGTGCTCGCTGGCTGTGCCGGGGCGACGGGAGACGCCACCCCGCTCCAGACGGCGACCGGATCGACAGACACGAACACGATCACCAGCGGCGGCAGCGCCACGGTGAGCGCCGCCCCCGATCTGGCGGTGATCGGCGTCGCCGTCGAGGTGCGCGGCGACACCGCCGAGGCGGCCCGGACGCAGGCCGCCACGCAGGTCGATCAGCTCCGCTCGGCGCTGACCGACGCCGGCTACGAGGTGGAGACGACCGCGTTCCGGCTCGACCCAGAGTACGACTACTCCGGCGACAACCGCGACCTCGTCGGCTACCGCGCGTACCACGCGCTGTCGTTCGAGACGACGCCCGACGACGCCGGCGCCGCCGTCGACCTCGCCGTCGACAACGGCGCCACCGCGATCCAGACCGTGCAGTTCACGCTGAGCGACGAGACGCGCGCCGAGTTGCGCGCCGAGGCGCTCGCCGGCGCCGTCGAGGACGCCCGCGGCAGCGCCGAGACGGTCGCCGGGGCCGCCGACCGCTCGGTCGGCACCGAACTGTCGATGCAGGTCGGCTCCGGCGGGTACCAGCCGTACGACGGCCGCGTCGCCTACGAGACCGCCGACGCCGGCGGATCGACCACGTTCGAACCCGGCTCCGTGACGGTGTCGGCGTCGGTGACGGTGACGTACGAACTCCAGTAA
- a CDS encoding SHOCT domain-containing protein produces MSDDSPRLVTGAMLGLFLALGADVIVIVAALWYVGEVTSASALRTTAAILAVFALWVVVRWVRLRLDGSDTGDSAADASDDTAETDPVAQLKRRYADGEISDEEFERRIDRLLDADSRAESATRRAPEREGEREFESK; encoded by the coding sequence GTGAGCGACGACTCCCCGCGCCTCGTCACCGGGGCGATGCTCGGCCTGTTCCTCGCGCTCGGTGCGGACGTGATCGTGATCGTCGCCGCGCTGTGGTACGTCGGCGAGGTCACCAGCGCGAGCGCCCTCCGCACGACCGCCGCGATCCTCGCCGTCTTCGCCCTGTGGGTCGTCGTCCGCTGGGTCCGCCTCCGACTCGACGGGTCCGACACGGGCGACAGCGCCGCGGACGCGAGCGACGACACCGCCGAGACGGACCCGGTCGCGCAACTCAAGCGGCGCTACGCGGACGGCGAGATCTCCGACGAGGAGTTCGAGCGCCGGATCGACCGCCTGCTCGACGCCGACAGCCGGGCGGAGTCGGCGACTCGGAGGGCGCCGGAGCGTGAGGGGGAGCGGGAGTTCGAGTCGAAGTGA